The following are from one region of the bacterium genome:
- a CDS encoding DUF4185 domain-containing protein, whose protein sequence is MRVVCDRFVKAGLARLLLVAFGLSGCLSPAQPPAPSRCEPAFPFRQGWLGGDAAFSVPLGGHRSLWLFGDTFVGEPGQASRRGARFIHNSIALSECDSEGQWSIDYRWGTGPDGATAFFDRGEAGKWWWLFDGFSYGGHLYVGLLEAEATLPRGPLAMPFGFTGVELARISNPEEDPSVWQFERLRLSRSPLALPASAMVAHGAHVYFFTFLDRQARSYPRILVRLPLASLDSGADDLEPSLETLTTDGHWQPGFHPLAARIIMEDDATEMSVHFLPSEGVWLALYSYPSVKGDFPEQRPSDRVWFRTAASLSGPWSPRRPLFQVPELDPNGVDDVDPHTACYAAKAHPQLSVPGSVVFTYVCNLFAGPGGDVGVLLDRLVEDLEVYRPIPVEVDLPPDLSREGHD, encoded by the coding sequence GTGAGGGTTGTCTGCGATCGTTTCGTGAAGGCCGGGTTGGCGCGGCTCCTGCTCGTGGCGTTCGGGTTGTCGGGGTGTCTTTCCCCAGCGCAACCGCCCGCCCCGAGCCGCTGCGAACCGGCCTTCCCCTTTCGGCAGGGCTGGCTCGGCGGCGATGCCGCGTTCTCGGTTCCCCTGGGTGGGCATCGAAGCCTCTGGCTGTTTGGCGACACGTTCGTCGGTGAGCCAGGTCAAGCGAGTCGCCGGGGTGCCCGCTTCATCCACAACTCGATCGCGCTTTCCGAATGCGACAGCGAAGGCCAATGGTCCATCGACTATCGTTGGGGCACGGGGCCCGACGGAGCGACCGCATTCTTCGATCGCGGAGAAGCCGGGAAATGGTGGTGGCTCTTCGACGGCTTCTCGTACGGGGGGCATCTCTATGTAGGCCTTCTCGAAGCCGAGGCAACGCTGCCCCGTGGCCCATTGGCCATGCCCTTTGGTTTCACTGGCGTCGAGCTCGCGCGCATCTCCAACCCCGAGGAGGATCCCTCGGTCTGGCAATTCGAGCGGTTGCGCTTGAGTCGCAGCCCGTTGGCGTTGCCGGCCAGCGCGATGGTCGCCCACGGGGCCCACGTCTACTTCTTCACCTTCCTGGATCGGCAGGCGCGCTCGTATCCACGCATTCTCGTCCGCTTGCCCCTGGCCAGCCTCGATTCCGGTGCAGACGATCTCGAGCCCTCTCTCGAGACGCTGACGACCGATGGCCACTGGCAACCGGGCTTTCATCCGCTCGCCGCCCGAATCATCATGGAAGATGATGCCACCGAGATGAGTGTGCATTTCCTGCCCTCTGAAGGTGTCTGGCTCGCGCTGTATTCCTACCCGAGCGTGAAGGGTGACTTTCCCGAGCAGCGCCCTTCCGACAGGGTCTGGTTCCGAACCGCAGCGTCGCTCTCCGGCCCCTGGTCTCCAAGGCGCCCGCTGTTCCAGGTTCCTGAACTCGATCCGAACGGGGTCGATGATGTCGACCCCCACACCGCCTGCTACGCCGCGAAGGCCCACCCCCAGCTCTCGGTGCCGGGCAGCGTGGTGTTCACCTACGTGTGCAACCTGTTCGCCGGGCCGGGCGGAGATGTCGGGGTGTTGCTGGACCGACTCGTCGAGGATCTCGAGGTCTATCGTCCGATCCCGGTCGAGGTCGATTTGCCGCCCGATCTCTCCCGGGAAGGCCATGACTGA
- a CDS encoding IS1595 family transposase, with product MEFPATLVEFMEQFPDEDACRAYLEEMRWPNGFVCPRCEGTDFSSITSRRLRQCTTCRYQVSVTAGTAFHATQTSLRKWFLAIFFLARHKQGISALQLQRDLGLGSYQTAWTMLHKLRSGLGRRTGELLKGAVETDETFVGGSRSGGKRGRGAPNKSIVVVMVEQLEHSAGSAVLETIPDASWKSLGPAVRGAIEEAKTTVMTDDWSGYWPLAAAGVDHEATTLGSPEAAGEVLPWAHTIISNLKAWLVGTFHGVSHKHLDGYLREFTYRLNRRWTEDKLFYYLTRRAVEGSPLPYHRLTAEPIG from the coding sequence ATGGAGTTCCCCGCCACGTTGGTCGAGTTCATGGAGCAATTCCCTGACGAGGACGCATGCCGAGCGTACTTGGAGGAAATGCGTTGGCCGAATGGATTCGTGTGCCCGCGCTGCGAGGGCACGGACTTCTCGTCCATCACGAGTCGAAGGCTTCGGCAGTGCACGACGTGCCGCTACCAGGTCTCGGTTACGGCGGGGACCGCGTTCCACGCTACGCAGACCTCCTTGCGGAAGTGGTTCTTGGCGATCTTCTTCCTCGCTCGGCACAAGCAAGGAATCTCGGCGCTGCAGCTCCAACGCGATCTCGGCCTCGGCAGTTACCAGACCGCATGGACGATGCTCCACAAGCTTCGGTCCGGGCTGGGACGCCGCACGGGGGAACTCCTCAAAGGCGCTGTCGAGACCGATGAGACCTTTGTGGGGGGATCTCGCTCCGGTGGGAAGCGCGGGAGAGGAGCCCCCAACAAATCGATCGTCGTCGTGATGGTCGAGCAACTCGAACACTCGGCGGGATCCGCCGTGCTGGAAACCATCCCCGACGCGTCCTGGAAGAGCCTCGGTCCCGCGGTACGCGGAGCCATCGAAGAAGCCAAGACGACCGTGATGACCGATGACTGGAGCGGCTACTGGCCGCTTGCCGCGGCAGGGGTCGATCATGAGGCCACGACCCTGGGTTCGCCAGAAGCCGCCGGTGAAGTCCTGCCCTGGGCCCACACGATCATCTCGAATCTCAAGGCCTGGTTGGTCGGAACTTTTCACGGCGTCAGCCACAAGCACCTCGACGGGTACCTCAGGGAGTTCACCTACCGCCTCAACCGACGCTGGACCGAAGACAAGCTCTTCTACTACCTGACCCGCCGCGCCGTCGAGGGCAGTCCGCTTCCCTATCACCGACTCACAGCTGAGCCGATCGGATAG
- a CDS encoding amidohydrolase family protein: MLDLVIKGATIVDGTGAPKETGDLGIQDGLIVARGQVTEAAHETVQADGALAAPGWVDVHTHYDGQVTWDDQMDPSASHGVTTVVMGNCGVGFAPVAPGGEDELIELMEGVEDIPGTALHEGMPWGAWETFPEYLDFLASREYAIDVGAQLAHGSLRNYVMGQRGRDNEDPTADDLKRMVDMVEEAMRAGALGFSTSRTIGHRSMAGVPVPGTFAETEELLAFAEAMKRVGSGVFELIPASTIGKLDTLGGEKFSLEQEFELIKKIGRASERPVTFTTVQIMDFPDTWESYLKQSAEENAKGSNLRPQVASRPIGFVTSLQTYHMFQRRETYLKLADLPLAERVREMKKPEVKAAILADADVPVGDPGAMANIHLLLQQVASFLFPLTIPMDYEPDPSKMLGGAAAAAGQAIDEFLYDFLLEEGGNRFAILLGSNYLAFNHDAIRKMLTDPNTVVGLSDAGAHVNLIFDAVAPTYQLVHWARDRARGESLPLEFVVEKQTRNNAELYGLKDRGSLEIGKRADINLIDFENLSLGELEVRSDLPAGGQRILQPATGYLATFVKGVKTRENDSDTGARPGRLVRAQA, translated from the coding sequence ATGCTCGACCTCGTCATCAAGGGCGCCACCATCGTGGATGGCACCGGCGCCCCCAAGGAGACCGGAGATCTGGGAATCCAGGACGGCCTGATCGTCGCCCGGGGGCAGGTCACTGAGGCTGCCCACGAGACTGTGCAGGCCGACGGAGCCCTGGCCGCGCCCGGGTGGGTGGATGTCCATACCCACTACGACGGGCAGGTCACCTGGGACGATCAGATGGATCCTTCCGCCTCCCACGGCGTGACGACCGTGGTGATGGGCAACTGCGGTGTCGGCTTCGCCCCGGTCGCACCCGGCGGAGAGGACGAACTGATCGAGCTGATGGAGGGCGTCGAAGACATCCCCGGGACGGCACTTCACGAAGGCATGCCCTGGGGCGCGTGGGAGACCTTCCCCGAGTACCTCGATTTCCTGGCCAGCCGCGAGTATGCCATCGACGTCGGTGCCCAATTGGCACATGGCTCGCTTCGCAACTACGTGATGGGCCAACGCGGCCGGGACAATGAAGATCCCACCGCCGACGATCTGAAGCGCATGGTGGACATGGTCGAGGAAGCCATGCGGGCTGGCGCCCTGGGCTTTTCGACGTCGCGCACCATCGGTCACCGCTCGATGGCGGGTGTCCCCGTGCCTGGCACGTTCGCCGAGACAGAAGAGCTGCTGGCCTTTGCCGAGGCCATGAAGCGCGTCGGTTCCGGGGTGTTCGAGTTGATCCCCGCAAGCACGATCGGAAAGCTCGATACGCTAGGTGGCGAGAAGTTCTCTCTCGAGCAGGAGTTCGAGCTGATCAAGAAGATCGGACGCGCCTCGGAGCGCCCCGTGACGTTTACGACCGTGCAGATCATGGATTTTCCGGACACCTGGGAATCCTATTTGAAGCAGAGCGCGGAGGAGAACGCGAAGGGTTCGAACTTGAGGCCCCAGGTGGCTTCCCGGCCGATCGGCTTCGTCACGAGCCTGCAGACCTACCATATGTTCCAGCGCCGGGAGACCTACCTGAAGCTCGCCGATCTTCCCCTCGCCGAGCGCGTTCGCGAAATGAAGAAGCCCGAGGTGAAGGCCGCGATCCTCGCCGACGCGGATGTTCCGGTCGGGGATCCGGGCGCCATGGCGAATATCCACCTGCTTCTCCAGCAGGTGGCGTCGTTCCTCTTTCCGCTCACGATCCCGATGGACTACGAGCCCGACCCCAGCAAGATGTTAGGTGGCGCCGCCGCCGCCGCGGGCCAGGCCATCGACGAGTTCCTCTACGACTTCCTGCTCGAAGAGGGCGGGAACCGCTTTGCCATCCTTCTCGGGTCGAACTACCTGGCGTTCAACCACGATGCCATCCGCAAGATGTTGACGGATCCGAACACGGTGGTGGGCCTCTCCGACGCGGGTGCTCACGTGAACTTGATCTTCGACGCGGTCGCGCCCACCTACCAGCTGGTCCATTGGGCGAGGGATCGGGCGCGAGGAGAGAGTTTGCCTCTCGAATTCGTCGTAGAGAAGCAGACACGAAACAATGCCGAGCTCTACGGCCTGAAGGATCGGGGCAGCCTCGAGATCGGCAAGCGAGCCGACATCAACCTGATCGACTTCGAAAACCTCAGCCTCGGCGAACTCGAGGTGCGCAGCGACCTGCCCGCTGGCGGCCAGCGCATCCTGCAGCCCGCGACGGGCTACCTCGCGACCTTCGTGAAGGGCGTGAAGACGCGAGAGAACGACAGCGATACCGGTGCACGCCCGGGTCGGCTGGTGCGTGCACAGGCGTGA
- a CDS encoding VOC family protein produces the protein MANPNVLQSKSVHHVAYTTRDAEATYEFYTQKLGMPLLRTENHKQGDGYFRHFFFGMGGGEAIAFFQVDGVGEEPDFKTEISTGLGLPPWANHIAFRLDTLEELEAMTKRMHERGIEQIMQVDHGWCTSIYTMDPNGIMVEFCVTTDAKHFEQTEEEALRLLRLPANEIPEEERKETSIGKLV, from the coding sequence ATGGCGAACCCGAACGTTCTCCAATCGAAGAGTGTCCACCACGTCGCCTATACGACCCGCGACGCAGAAGCGACCTACGAGTTCTACACGCAGAAACTCGGGATGCCGCTGCTCCGCACCGAGAACCACAAGCAGGGCGATGGCTACTTCCGGCATTTCTTCTTCGGAATGGGGGGAGGTGAGGCCATCGCCTTCTTCCAGGTCGATGGCGTCGGCGAGGAGCCGGATTTCAAGACCGAGATCTCGACCGGTCTCGGGCTTCCGCCCTGGGCGAATCACATCGCCTTTCGCCTCGATACCCTCGAAGAGCTCGAAGCCATGACGAAGCGGATGCATGAGCGTGGCATCGAGCAGATCATGCAGGTCGACCACGGTTGGTGTACGTCGATCTACACGATGGATCCCAACGGCATCATGGTGGAGTTCTGCGTCACGACGGATGCGAAGCACTTCGAGCAGACCGAGGAGGAAGCCCTGCGGTTGCTCCGTCTGCCCGCCAACGAGATCCCGGAAGAGGAACGGAAAGAGACGTCCATCGGGAAGCTCGTCTAG
- a CDS encoding short-chain fatty acid transporter: MARPFVAFVERFYPDSFVFAILLTGVTFALAIGLTETSSLEALEIWGNGLKGLLPFITQIALTLLCAHSLAHTDLVRTALDRMARWPRTERQAYAWVAIVAGVGSLIAWSLGLVVGALIALGVARAGRARGLRLHFPLLVASAYGGFVVWHMGYSSSAALFVATPGHALESMAGVIPVTETIFAPWNLALAAITVAVVANVCAGLAPRETKPLEWVGSPTAPEPAEPDRSTLGRRLENARWISSGMGALLLAYLFTWFRSRGLELTLDVVNWSFLGLGLVLARSPIHYVALVQSASRTLGPIILQYPFYAGIMALMTGTSLVHLFSDGFVALASPETLGFWAFVSGGALNFFVPSGGGQWAVQGPIFIEAAQKLGVEAPVVVMGVAYGDQWTNLIQPFWTLPLLAIAGLRSQAIMGYCFVIFLVTFALFGGGLLLVGSGA; this comes from the coding sequence ATGGCGCGTCCCTTCGTAGCCTTCGTGGAGCGCTTCTACCCGGATTCGTTCGTCTTCGCGATCTTGCTGACAGGGGTGACGTTCGCTCTGGCGATCGGCCTTACCGAGACGTCGAGCCTGGAGGCGCTCGAAATCTGGGGGAACGGACTGAAGGGCTTGCTGCCCTTCATCACCCAGATCGCCTTGACCCTGCTCTGTGCACACTCCCTGGCGCATACGGATCTCGTTCGCACCGCCCTCGACCGGATGGCTCGTTGGCCGCGGACCGAACGCCAGGCCTACGCCTGGGTCGCGATCGTCGCGGGCGTGGGCAGCTTGATCGCATGGTCATTGGGCCTGGTCGTCGGCGCCCTGATCGCCCTCGGCGTGGCCCGGGCCGGACGTGCCCGTGGTCTGCGGCTCCACTTCCCGTTGCTGGTCGCGAGCGCCTACGGCGGATTCGTGGTCTGGCATATGGGCTACTCCAGCTCGGCGGCACTCTTCGTCGCCACACCGGGCCACGCCCTGGAGAGCATGGCCGGCGTCATTCCGGTCACGGAGACGATCTTCGCGCCGTGGAACCTGGCACTCGCAGCCATCACGGTCGCGGTGGTGGCAAACGTTTGTGCCGGCCTTGCACCGCGGGAAACGAAACCCCTCGAGTGGGTCGGCTCACCGACCGCCCCCGAACCTGCCGAGCCCGACCGCTCGACCCTGGGGCGCCGGCTCGAGAACGCCCGTTGGATTTCGTCAGGCATGGGAGCGCTTCTACTTGCCTACTTGTTCACCTGGTTCCGCAGCCGAGGCCTCGAGCTGACCCTCGACGTGGTGAACTGGTCCTTCCTGGGGCTCGGACTCGTCCTCGCGCGTTCTCCGATCCACTACGTGGCGCTGGTCCAGAGCGCCAGCCGAACCCTGGGGCCGATCATCCTTCAATATCCCTTCTACGCCGGCATCATGGCCTTGATGACGGGAACTTCTCTCGTTCACCTCTTCTCGGATGGCTTCGTCGCCCTCGCATCACCGGAAACGCTCGGTTTCTGGGCCTTCGTCTCCGGCGGCGCGCTCAATTTCTTCGTGCCGTCCGGAGGTGGGCAGTGGGCCGTGCAGGGACCCATCTTCATCGAAGCCGCCCAGAAGCTAGGCGTGGAGGCTCCGGTCGTGGTGATGGGCGTCGCCTACGGGGACCAGTGGACGAATCTGATCCAACCGTTCTGGACCCTTCCCCTGCTCGCCATTGCGGGCCTGCGCTCCCAGGCGATCATGGGCTACTGCTTCGTCATCTTCCTCGTGACGTTCGCACTCTTCGGGGGCGGCCTGCTTCTCGTCGGATCCGGCGCTTGA
- a CDS encoding isoprenylcysteine carboxylmethyltransferase family protein — translation MPRSLVLAFGVFTYVLFLGVFLYLIGFIGGFIVPKTIDSGVQGPVFQAVLINLGLLGLFAIQHTVMARSGFKKWLIRFIPAATERSLFVLVTNLILIAMVWQWRPLPGVLWEVEGAAATALMVLFFIGWGIVLLSTFLIDHFDLFGLKQTFFYATGRPYTGPEFKEHLLYKVVRHPLMLGFLVTFWAAPVMTMSRFFFAAVCTVYILLALYIEERTLVELHGDDYRAYQQRVRMILPIPK, via the coding sequence ATCCCGCGCAGCCTCGTGCTGGCCTTTGGTGTCTTCACCTACGTCCTCTTCCTGGGGGTCTTCCTCTATCTGATCGGCTTCATCGGAGGCTTCATCGTTCCCAAGACGATCGACTCCGGTGTCCAGGGGCCCGTCTTCCAGGCCGTGCTGATCAACCTGGGGCTGCTCGGCCTGTTCGCGATCCAGCACACGGTCATGGCGCGGTCCGGATTCAAGAAGTGGCTGATTCGCTTCATTCCCGCGGCGACCGAGCGCAGCCTCTTCGTCCTCGTCACCAACCTGATCCTGATCGCGATGGTCTGGCAATGGCGTCCACTCCCGGGCGTCCTCTGGGAGGTAGAGGGAGCAGCCGCAACGGCCTTGATGGTCCTCTTCTTCATCGGTTGGGGAATCGTGCTGCTCTCGACCTTCCTGATCGATCACTTCGACCTCTTCGGCCTCAAGCAGACGTTCTTCTACGCGACGGGGCGCCCCTACACCGGCCCCGAGTTCAAGGAGCATCTGCTCTACAAGGTCGTCCGCCATCCGCTGATGCTGGGCTTCCTGGTGACGTTCTGGGCGGCACCGGTGATGACGATGTCACGCTTCTTCTTCGCGGCCGTCTGCACGGTCTACATCCTGCTCGCCCTGTACATCGAGGAACGGACGCTCGTCGAGCTGCACGGCGACGACTACCGCGCGTACCAGCAACGCGTAAGGATGATCTTGCCGATCCCGAAGTAG
- a CDS encoding AMP-binding protein codes for MSLRGTGRGGPLLRTLETFQVLGDSGFLSPRFLGSLLPAARKFGSTTAAGFSAAAARHPDLPAVIDEAGTMTFKELDESTNAIARGLRAAGVGPGDGVGLFARNHRGFVQAQIALDKLGANTLLLNTGFASPQLKEVCAREGTRVLLYDEEFRGIVEGGAADHVGFLTWKDSPDVSDKTIQHLADAHDTGPIDPPSEPGRTTILTSGTTGTPKGAQRKMKRQGVDSLVGLFGRMPLRTGTRNLIVAPTFHSWGGMHLLLASQLGCTAVLRRRFDPEDTLAAIQEHRPQILAVVPVMMQRILALGDDVIGRYDTSSLEAVCASGSALPGELALRWMNTFGDNIYNLYGSTEVAQASIAMPDELRSAPGTAGRPPRGVTIRILDSEGRDVPQGETGRIFVGNDNQFDGYTGGGNKEIIDGLMSSGDVGHFDENGLLFVDGRDDDMIISGGENVFPREVEDLLADHEDVVEAAVLGVPDDEFGQRLKGFVVLREGAKADEAALKGYVKTHLARYKVPRDIVFLDALPRNPTGKVLKRALAE; via the coding sequence ATGAGTCTACGAGGCACTGGACGAGGCGGTCCCCTACTCCGAACCCTGGAGACCTTCCAGGTCCTGGGCGACAGCGGCTTCTTGAGCCCGCGCTTCCTGGGAAGCCTGCTTCCCGCGGCGCGCAAGTTCGGCAGCACCACGGCAGCCGGCTTCTCAGCCGCGGCAGCCCGCCACCCCGACCTGCCAGCGGTGATCGACGAAGCCGGAACGATGACGTTCAAGGAGCTCGACGAATCGACGAATGCCATCGCGAGAGGGCTGCGGGCGGCCGGCGTGGGGCCCGGCGATGGCGTGGGGCTCTTCGCGCGCAACCACCGGGGTTTCGTCCAGGCCCAGATCGCATTGGACAAGCTCGGCGCCAACACACTGCTGCTGAACACGGGCTTCGCCTCTCCCCAGTTGAAAGAGGTATGCGCCCGTGAAGGCACCCGGGTCCTCCTCTACGACGAAGAGTTCCGCGGCATCGTAGAGGGAGGCGCCGCCGACCACGTGGGCTTCCTCACCTGGAAGGATTCGCCCGACGTTTCCGACAAGACGATCCAACACCTTGCCGACGCCCACGACACCGGGCCCATCGACCCGCCGTCGGAGCCCGGGCGGACGACCATTCTCACTTCGGGGACGACCGGCACCCCGAAGGGCGCCCAGCGCAAGATGAAGCGCCAGGGCGTCGACAGCCTGGTCGGGCTCTTCGGACGCATGCCCCTGCGGACCGGAACCCGCAATCTGATCGTGGCGCCTACGTTCCACTCCTGGGGGGGCATGCACCTGTTGCTCGCCTCCCAGCTCGGCTGTACCGCCGTCCTGCGGCGGCGCTTCGACCCCGAAGACACCCTGGCTGCGATCCAGGAACATCGACCCCAGATCCTTGCCGTCGTACCCGTGATGATGCAGCGCATCCTGGCGTTGGGAGATGACGTGATCGGCCGCTACGACACGTCATCGCTCGAGGCGGTATGTGCAAGCGGCTCCGCCCTACCCGGTGAATTGGCCCTGCGCTGGATGAACACCTTCGGCGACAACATCTACAACCTCTACGGCTCGACCGAGGTGGCCCAGGCCTCGATCGCCATGCCCGATGAGCTTCGCTCTGCCCCGGGCACCGCGGGTCGTCCGCCCCGTGGCGTCACCATCCGCATCCTCGACAGCGAAGGGCGGGACGTTCCCCAGGGCGAGACGGGGCGCATCTTCGTCGGCAACGACAACCAGTTCGACGGATACACGGGCGGCGGCAACAAGGAGATCATCGACGGCTTGATGTCGAGCGGAGACGTCGGCCATTTCGATGAGAACGGGCTGCTCTTCGTCGACGGCCGGGACGATGACATGATCATCTCCGGCGGCGAGAACGTCTTCCCCCGCGAGGTCGAGGACCTGCTCGCAGACCATGAAGATGTGGTCGAAGCGGCGGTGCTGGGCGTCCCCGACGACGAGTTCGGCCAGCGATTGAAGGGCTTCGTCGTTCTCCGCGAGGGCGCCAAGGCGGATGAGGCCGCCCTCAAGGGCTACGTGAAGACCCATCTGGCCCGGTACAAGGTGCCCCGGGACATCGTCTTCCTCGACGCGCTCCCCAGGAACCCGACGGGCAAAGTCCTGAAACGAGCCCTCGCCGAATAA
- a CDS encoding dienelactone hydrolase family protein — MSEEVEFEAGTKEKMRGFLALPEAAECPAPALLVIHEIIGLGDDMRNITERFAKAGYVALAPNLYSGAGSRPRCVMRTLRTLARREGPALASLKAARAWLAERPDVDASRVGVAGFCMGGGFALMLAVRAPLGAAAAFYCDAPRRKEDLEGTCPVVGGFGARDRVFGSVGERLDGMLDDLGVEHDVVTYPTAGHSYMSHHGPILTRLGAISPMHTGYDDEAARDSWRRMLGFFERHLA; from the coding sequence ATGTCCGAGGAAGTCGAGTTCGAGGCGGGAACGAAGGAAAAGATGCGCGGCTTCCTGGCGCTGCCGGAGGCGGCCGAATGCCCGGCCCCGGCGCTCCTCGTGATTCACGAGATCATCGGGCTCGGTGACGACATGCGGAACATCACCGAGCGGTTTGCCAAGGCAGGCTATGTCGCACTGGCGCCCAATCTCTACAGCGGGGCGGGATCCCGCCCGCGCTGTGTAATGCGAACCCTCCGGACACTCGCCAGGCGCGAAGGCCCGGCACTCGCCTCCCTCAAAGCGGCTCGTGCCTGGCTCGCAGAACGTCCGGACGTCGACGCGAGCCGGGTCGGTGTGGCGGGCTTCTGTATGGGCGGGGGATTCGCCTTGATGCTTGCGGTTCGTGCGCCTCTCGGAGCGGCGGCGGCCTTCTACTGCGACGCCCCCCGCCGCAAGGAGGACCTCGAGGGAACATGCCCGGTGGTTGGCGGCTTCGGCGCCCGCGACCGTGTGTTCGGATCCGTCGGCGAGCGACTCGACGGGATGCTCGACGATCTGGGCGTCGAGCATGACGTGGTCACGTATCCAACTGCGGGGCATAGCTACATGAGCCATCATGGGCCCATCCTGACCCGACTCGGTGCCATCTCCCCGATGCACACCGGCTACGACGATGAAGCGGCCCGCGATAGCTGGCGACGAATGCTGGGCTTCTTCGAGCGTCATCTCGCTTGA